The following coding sequences are from one Ornithodoros turicata isolate Travis chromosome 1, ASM3712646v1, whole genome shotgun sequence window:
- the LOC135378079 gene encoding putative nuclease HARBI1: MQYALPGVLLEHDAERTFRERADAFEESDQVFLNKYRLTKELVRWLCHQLRPALQPRRATRRTLTVAEQILIALRFYATGSFQGMVATDRDLSVSQSTVSRVLFRVTNAIVLRLAPLWIKFPLSSAEVHAAMAGFQRKWKLPGVIDCIDGTLVCVTAPSESSGQYQKSAFFCRKQYFALNAMVVCDSSTTITSLDCSFSGGTHDAYVWRHNELREELRSTHSSNVRKYLLGDSGDPLEPWLLTPLPGEQEPSTREARYSSRHRRARSTVERCIGLLKARFRCLQRYRDLHYSPHRASNIVVACAVLHNICMHWRAPPADAQGEDDLDDGEADSTSHPVPPRETDTYEAGAAVRAQLIDDLWRA; this comes from the exons ATGCAATACGCGTTGCCGGGAGTTCTGCTGGAGCACGACGCTGAACGGACATTCCGGGAGCGCGCGGATGCTTTCGAGGAAAGTGACCAAGTTTTCCTCAACAAATATAGGTTGACGAAGGAACTCGTCCGCTGGCTCTGCCACCAGCTTAGGCCCGCGTTGCAACCTAGAAGGGCGACAAGGAGGACCTTGACAGTTGCGGAGCAGATATTGATTGCCCTTCGCTTTTATGCCACGGGCAGCTTTCAGGGGATGGTTGCTACTGACCGCGATCTGTCCGTCTCCCAGAGCACAGTCAGCAGGGTGCTGTTTAGAGTGACGAATGCCATCGTGCTTCGCCTTGCACCGCTGTGGATTAAATTTCCCCTAAGCTCTGCAGAGGTGCACGCGGCAATGGCTGGTTTCCAGAGGAAGTGGAAGTTGCCCGGCGTAATTG ACTGCATTGACGGCACACTCGTCTGCGTCACTGCTCCCTCCGAAAGCAGTGGGCAATATCAGAAGAGCGCGTTCTTCTGCAGAAAGCAGTACTTTGCACTGAACGCGATGGTC GTGTGTGATTCGTCGACGACAATCACctctctagactgctccttctCCGGGGGGACGCACGATGCCTACGTTTGGCGGCACAACGAGCTGCGAGAGGAGCTCCGCAGCACGCATTCATCTAACGTGCGCAAGTATCTGTTGG GTGACAGTGGTGATCCCTTGGAGCCCTGGCTCTTGACTCCTTTGCCAGGCGAACAGGAGCCGTCGACACGGGAAGCGCGGTACAGCAGTCGACACCGACGTGCACGCAGCACAGTGGAAAGGTGCATCGGCCTCCTTAAGGCTAGGTTCCGGTGTCTGCAGCGCTACAGGGATCTACACTACAGCCCCCATAGGGCATCCAACATTGTGGTGGCTTGCGCAGTGCTTCATAACATCTGCATGCACTGGCGCGCGCCCCCCGCTGATGCCCAAGGTGAAGATGACCTCGATGACGGCGAGGCGGATTCCACTAGCCATCCTGTGCCCCCTCGCGAAACAGACACTTATGAGGCAGGTGCTGCGGTTCGAGCACAGTTAATTGATGACCTGTGGCGAGCGTAA